One window of the Spea bombifrons isolate aSpeBom1 chromosome 8, aSpeBom1.2.pri, whole genome shotgun sequence genome contains the following:
- the LOC128503872 gene encoding KRAB-A domain-containing protein 2-like has translation MLKELQVKYKNITYEVVMLYLNLCKQCQMKHSAPKKGIVVKPMVSSELNSRCQVDLIDLQSNSDGEYKFIMVYQDHLTKFVQLRPLKTKRAEEVAHHVLSIFLTFGAPAILQSDNGREFSNQVISELCAMWKDVKIVHGKPRHSQTQGSVERANQDIQNMLSAWMNDNDTNKWSDGLPFVQFAKNTTYHEGIRQSPYEAMFGVKAKRGIASSFLPSELIANIETEEQLKEIANTCETEKQHEETVDTSEKNLCGGLSENHISRKNIEEDLHSTTFPHQALTGKHELISRKRAAAKENLVLQANKMLRTSQKQFPPAQIGDSVRIQVPDVDRGRTDSRNVLAVVVGIEDSDFYKLANKNGTLKQLYTRNQFPKGLTLELAVAEELRLGHGGIAMTSLLKIYPAGSAVTFVSRPLA, from the exons atgctgaaagaattgcaagttaaatacaaaaatattacgtatgaagttgtcatgttgtatttaaatttatgcaaaCAGTGTCAAATGAAACACAGTGCACCTAAGAAAGGTATTGTTGTGAAACCAATGGTCAGTTCTGAGTTAAACTCAAGATGTCAAGTTGATCTGATAGATCTACAGTCAAACAGCGATGGcgaatataaattcataatggTTTACCAAGATCATTTAACTAAGTTTGTCCAGCTACGACCTTTGAAAACTAAGAGAGCTGAAGAAGTAGCGCATCAcgttctttcaatatttttaacatttggtgCTCCAGCAATATTGCAATCAGATAATGGTAGAGAATTCAGTAATCAAGTCATATCCGAACTATGCGCTATGTGGAAAGATGTTAAGATAGTCCATGGAAAGCCTCGTCACAGTCAAACACAAGGCTCAGTTGAAAGGGCCAATCAAGATATACAGAATATGCTATCCGCATGGATGAACGATAACGATACAAATAAATGGTCAGATGGTTTACCCTTTGTACAATTTGCCAAGAACACTACATACCACGAAGGAATACGCCAAAGTCCTTATGAAGCCATGTTTGGCGTTAAGGCTAAAAGAGGCATAGCATCGTCTTTTTTGCCTAGCGAACTAATCGCAAATATTGAAACCGAAGAACAACTCAAAGAAATTGCCAATACTTGTGAAACCGAAAAACAGCATGAAGAAACTGTTGATACTTCTGAAAAAAATTTGTGCGGTGGTCTTTCGGAAAACcatatttcaaggaaaaatattGAAGAGGACCTGCATTCTACTACGTTTCCACATCAAGCTCTAACTGGAAAACACGAGTTAATTTCAAGAAAAAGAGCGGCCGCGAAAGAGAATCTTGTACtgcaagcaaacaaaatgttacgCACCTCACAAAAACAATTTCCTCCTGCTCAAATTGGCGATAGTGTACGAATACAAGTGCCTGATGTCGACCGTGGTCGTACAGATAGCCGAAATGTGTTAGCGGTTGTTGTTGGGATAGAAGACTCCGACTTCTATAAACtggcaaataaaaatggtaCCCTCAAGCAGCTTTACACACGTAACCAGTTC CCCAAGGGATTAACGCTGGAATTGGCGGTGGCCGAGGAGCTCAGACTAGGACACGGCGGCATCGCGATGACATCACTGCTGAAAATTTACCCCGCAG GCTCCGCTGTCACTTTTGTATCGCGTCCTTTGGCCTGA
- the ARHGAP35 gene encoding rho GTPase-activating protein 35 isoform X2, whose translation MMMARKQDVRVPTYSVSVVGLSGTEKDKGQCGIGKSCLCNRFVRPSADDFHLDHTSVLSTSDFGGRVVNNDHFLYWGEVVRCLDDCVECKVHVVEQTEFIDDQTFQPHRSTALQPYIKRAASSKLASAEKLMYFCTDQLGLEQDFEQKQMPDGKLQVDGFLLCVDVSRGMNRNFDDQLKFMSNLYTQLAKTKKPIVLVLTKCDEGVERYIRDAHTFALSKKNLQVVETSARSNVNVDLAFTALIQLIDKSRGKSKIIPYFEALKQQSQQIAAAKDKYEWLVGRVVKSHNDMWLAVSRRMQGSNEYQDYVYLEGTEKARKLFQQHVQRLKQEHIEWRRKVFLSGLPLALDNLVPDLDELDHLSWAKVAKLLESKADFHKWFVVLEEAPWDLTSYIDKVEDNRIPYDLLETQSAADVYSIHLEKLRNARKKAEMRRAFKENLSTSPFITPGKPWEEARSFIMSEEFYQWLEEPVYMDIYSRHQKEIIDKAKEELQELLLEYSELFYELGLDAKPSKEKMGVIQDVLGEEQRFKALHKLQAERDALILKHIHFVYHPTKDTCPSNPMCVDTKIEQLLHSRCTYPYDRLHKDPNVDRINLVILGKDGLARELANEIRALCTNDDKYVIDGKMYELSLRPIEGNVRLPVNSFQTPTFLPHGCLCLYNSKESLFYVVESIEKSRESSLGRRDNYLLQLPLTLILVNRRGDTSGETAHSLIQQGQQVASKLQCVFLDAASTGMGYGRNINEKQISQILRGLLESKRNLNVIGSTPSIKDLADCDLRIVMCLMCGDIFNVEDVLHALKPHTYRPSHCGVGGSVLLDLPIGSQKRRLELLILSYHASFNIRKTRLVHGYMAFYAAKRRASLAMLRAFLGEVQDIVPVQIIALTEGPEALFDNITRDQLKEGEEIAQDIDGKFLRLLCGQAQPKLDMFYPYFKDVVEKKVIIEASHMYDNTAEACSTTEEVFSSPRAGSPLCNSHTHDSEEDVEPPPQHIVFRDESTILSHHRDHSKLSRELEESESLSYISVMSTLESKLNNKVPPPLKPKPPIPFEISKADLAYLDSGARDGHRKSLTSLTWPPSEAFDPSDYAEPIDSVVKPRNLEENIYSVPHDSTQGKIITIRNTNKPQSNGSGNGSDSDMDTNSLERARKASIVTKPVLYRAKCAKLGKFSSYRSSLSVGSDDELGPIRRKEEEIGTQGPKGDNTTNSYEADGEDPRKRNLLRSLRRTTKKTKPKLRPSIAKTMWESNYFGIPLSSLVTPERPIPIFIEKCVEYIEATGMSTEGIYRVSGNKSEMDSLQRQFDQDHNLDLAEKDFTVNTVAGAMKSFFAELPDPLVPYNMQAELVEAYKINDQEQKLQAMKDLLKKFPKENHEIFKYVISHLNRVSQHHHINLMTSENLSICFWPTLMRPDFTTMDALTATRTYQTIIELFIHQCSFFFYQRPPVDLPTPSSPSTPPLSQPSPPQSPPLTPVSPSQNLLSTEQNLL comes from the exons ATGATGATGGCACGAAAACAAGATGTGCGAGTGCCCACCTATAGTGTCAGCGTGGTGGGACTTTCAGGCACAGAGAAGGATAAGGGCCAGTGTGGCATAGGCAAATCGTGCCTGTGTAACCGTTTTGTGCGACCAAGTGCAGATGACTTTCACCTGGACCACACATCCGTCCTGAGCACCAGTGACTTTGGGGGCCGCGTTGTAAACAATGACCACTTTCTATACTGGGGCGAAGTGGTCCGCTGTCTGGACGACTGCGTGGAATGCAAGGTTCATGTGGTGGAGCAAACCGAGTTCATAGATGATCAGACCTTTCAGCCTCATCGTAGTACTGCTCTGCAGCCTTACATCAAGAGAGCTGCCTCCAGCAAGCTGGCATCTGCTGAAAAACTCATGTACTTCTGTACGGATCAGCTGGGTCTGGAGCAGGACTTTGAGCAGAAGCAGATGCCCGATGGCAAGCTTCAGGTAGATGGCTTTCTGCTTTGCGTAGATGTTAGCCGTGGCATGAACAGGAATTTTGACGATCAGTTAAAATTCATGTCCAACTTGTACACTCAGTTAGCCAAGACCAAGAAGCCTATCGTGCTAGTACTGACCAAGTGTGATGAAGGCGTAGAGCGCTATATCCGCGATGCTCACACGTTTGCGCTCAGCAAAAAGAACTTGCAAGTGGTAGAAACCTCAGCCCGATCCAATGTCAATGTAGACCTAGCGTTCACTGCTCTAATACAGCTGATTGACAAAAGCCGCGGCAAGTCCAAGATCATTCCTTATTTTGAAGCGCTGAAGCAGCAAAGCCAGCAGATCGCAGCGGCAAAGGACAAATATGAGTGGCTGGTAGGACGCGTAGTAAAGTCTCATAATGATATGTGGCTCGCTGTTTCCCGGCGTATGCAAGGTTCCAATGAATACCAGGACTACGTGTATTTGGAAGGCACAGAAAAAGCCAGGAAGCTTTTCCAACAGCACGTTCAGAGACTCAAACAGGAGCATATAGAGTGGCGCCGCAAGGTTTTTCTGTCCGGTTTGCCGCTTGCGTTAGACAACCTTGTGCCTGACCTGGATGAATTAGACCACCTGAGCTGGGCCAAGGTGGCCAAACTGCTAGAGTCAAAAGCAGACTTCCACAAGTGGTTTGTGGTCCTAGAGGAGGCACCCTGGGACCTGACCAGCTACATTGACAAGGTAGAGGATAACCGTATACCTTATGATTTGCTGGAGACACAGTCTGCTGCAGATGTATATAGTATTCACCTAGAAAAGTTAAGGAATGCAAGGAAAAAGGCAGAAATGAGAAGGGCCTTCAAGGAGAATTTGAGCACGTCCCCCTTCATCACGCCAGGAAAGCCTTGGGAAGAGGCTCGCAGCTTCATTATGAGTGAGGAATTTTACCAGTGGTTAGAAGAACCTGTATATATGGATATCTACAGCAGACATCAGAAAGAGATCATTGACAAAGCCAAGGAGGAGCTCCAGGAACTATTGCTCGAATACTCTGAGCTTTTTTATGAGTTGGGACTTGATGCAAAGCCCAGCAAAGAAAAGATGGGGGTGATCCAAGACGTTCTAGGCGAGGAGCAACGCTTCAAAGCTCTGCATAAGCTTCAGGCAGAGAGAGATGCCCTCATCCTCAAACATATTCACTTCGTCTATCATCCCACGAAGGACACCTGCCCAAGCAACCCTATGTGTGTGGACACCAAGATTGAGCAGCTGCTCCACTCCCGGTGCACGTACCCTTATGACCGGCTTCACAAGGATCCAAATGTAGACAGAATCAACTTGGTGATCCTCGGCAAGGATGGGCTTGCCCGAGAACTTGCCAATGAGATTCGCGCCCTCTGCACTAACGATGACAAATACGTGATCGATGGGAAAATGTATGAGCTCTCGCTGCGCCCCATCGAGGGCAACGTGCGTCTCCCGGTTAACTCCTTCCAGACACCCACCTTCCTGCCGCACGGATGCCTGTGCCTATACAACTCTAAGGAGTCTCTTTTTTATGTGGTCGAGAGTATTGAGAAGAGTCGAGAGTCCAGCCTGGGCCGGAGGGATAATTACCTGCTTCAGCTGCCGCTCACCTTGATCCTTGTCAACAGGAGGGGAGACACAAGCGGAGAGACGGCTCATAGCCTAATCCAGCAAGGCCAGCAGGTAGCCAGCAAGCTGCAGTGCGTCTTCCTCGATGCAGCCTCTACCGGAATGGGCTACGGGCGAAACATTAACGAGAAGCAGATCAGCCAGATCTTGCGGGGGCTGCTCGAGTCCAAAAGAAACCTCAACGTGATCGGCTCCACGCCAAGCATCAAAGATCTTGCGGATTGTGACCTACGTATTGTCATGTGCCTCATGTGTGGAGATATCTTTAACGTGGAGGACGTGCTCCATGCGCTGAAGCCGCACACTTACCGACCCTCTCATTGCGGTGTCGGTGGCTCTGTGCTTCTTGATCTGCCCATTGGGAGTCAGAAGCGCCGCCTGGAGCTTCTCATTTTGTCATATCACGCCTCTTTTAACATTCGGAAGACTCGACTGGTCCATGGCTATATGGCCTTCTACGCGGCCAAGCGACGCGCATCCCTAGCTATGCTGCGTGCCTTTCTGGGCGAAGTACAGGACATTGTTCCCGTGCAGATCATTGCCCTGACCGAGGGTCCTGAAGCCCTCTTTGATAATATAACCCGAGACCAGTTGAAGGAGGGAGAGGAAATAGCTCAAGACATCGATGGGAAGTTTCTGAGGTTACTGTGTGGTCAGGCGCAGCCAAAGTTGGATATGTTCTACCCCTATTTCAAGGACGTGGTTGAGAAGAAGGTGATAATTGAGGCCTCGCACATGTACGATAACACGGCAGAGGCCTGCAGCACTACAGAAGAAGTGTTCAGCTCGCCACGTGCCGGTTCTCCCCTCTGCAATTCCCACACGCATGACTCGGAGGAAGACGTGGAGCCTCCCCCGCAGCATATCGTATTCCGGGACGAGTCGACTATATTATCGCACCACAGGGACCACTCAAAACTGAGCAGGGAGTTGGAGGAGAGCGAAAGCCTCTCCTACATCTCTGTCATGAGCACCTTAGAGAGCAAACTCAACAACAAGGTACCTCCACCCCTCAAACCAAAGCCTCCCATCCCGTTCGAAATCTCCAAGGCTGACCTAGCATACCTAGACTCTGGGGCTCGTGACGGCCACAGGAAGTCCTTAACCTCGCTCACTTGGCCCCCCTCTGAAGCTTTCGACCCTTCCGACTATGCAGAGCCTATTGACTCGGTGGTGAAGCCAAGGAACCTAGAGGAAAACATCTACTCGGTGCCCCACGACAGCACCCAAGGCAAGATAATCACTATACGCAACACCAACAAGCCCCAGTCCAACGGCAGCGGCAATGGCTCCGATAGTGATATGGACACAAACTCATTAGAGAGAGCGAGAAAAGCTTCCATCGTTACCAAACCTGTATTATACCGTGCCAAGTGTGCCAAGCTTGGCAAGTTTTCCAGCTACCGGAGCAGTTTAAGCGTAGGCAGTGATGACGAGCTGGGACCGATCCGAAGGAAAGAGGAAGAGATTGGGACGCAGGGACCCAAGGGGGACAATACCACCAATTCCTATGAGGCAGATGGAGAGGACCCGCGCAAGAGGAACCTGCTGCGCAGCTTGAGAAGGACCACTAAG aAAACAAAGCCAAAACTTCGTCCATCCATTGCCAAGACCATGTGGGAAAGCAACTACTTTGGAATTCCGCTGAGTAGTCTGGTGACCCCTGAAAGACCCATCCCGATATTCATTGAGAAATGTGTTGAGTACATCGAGGCCACGg GAATGAGCACTGAAGGCATTTATCGAGTTAGCGGGAACAAATCTGAGATGGATTCTCTGCAACGACAGTTTGATCAAG atcatAACCTGGACTTGGCGGAGAAGGATTTCACGGTGAACACCGTCGCTGGAGCCATGAAGAGCTTCTTTGCGGAACTGCCCGATCCTCTGGTGCCGTATAACATGCAGGCTGAGCTGGTGGAAGCATACA AGATAAATGACCAAGAACAGAAACTTCAGGCCATGAAAGATCTTCTTAAGAAATTCCCCAAGGAAAACCACGAGATCTTCAAATATGTCATTTCTCACTTGAATCG GGTGAGCCAACACCATCACATAAATCTAATGACCAGTGAGAATCTGTCTATCTGTTTCTGGCCGACGCTGATGCGCCCGGATTTCACCACCATGGACGCTTTGACGGCGACTCGCACGTACCAGACAATCATTGAGCTCTTCATCCACCAGTGCTCCTTCTTCTTTTACCAGCGCCCGCCCGTGGACCTCCCCACACCAAGCTCCCCTTCCACTCCACCGCTGTCCCAGCCTTCCCCACCGCAGTCCCCTCCCCTAACTCCGGTGTCCCCTTCCCAAAATCTGCTGTCCACAGAGCAGAACCTCCTGTGA
- the ARHGAP35 gene encoding rho GTPase-activating protein 35 isoform X1: MMMARKQDVRVPTYSVSVVGLSGTEKDKGQCGIGKSCLCNRFVRPSADDFHLDHTSVLSTSDFGGRVVNNDHFLYWGEVVRCLDDCVECKVHVVEQTEFIDDQTFQPHRSTALQPYIKRAASSKLASAEKLMYFCTDQLGLEQDFEQKQMPDGKLQVDGFLLCVDVSRGMNRNFDDQLKFMSNLYTQLAKTKKPIVLVLTKCDEGVERYIRDAHTFALSKKNLQVVETSARSNVNVDLAFTALIQLIDKSRGKSKIIPYFEALKQQSQQIAAAKDKYEWLVGRVVKSHNDMWLAVSRRMQGSNEYQDYVYLEGTEKARKLFQQHVQRLKQEHIEWRRKVFLSGLPLALDNLVPDLDELDHLSWAKVAKLLESKADFHKWFVVLEEAPWDLTSYIDKVEDNRIPYDLLETQSAADVYSIHLEKLRNARKKAEMRRAFKENLSTSPFITPGKPWEEARSFIMSEEFYQWLEEPVYMDIYSRHQKEIIDKAKEELQELLLEYSELFYELGLDAKPSKEKMGVIQDVLGEEQRFKALHKLQAERDALILKHIHFVYHPTKDTCPSNPMCVDTKIEQLLHSRCTYPYDRLHKDPNVDRINLVILGKDGLARELANEIRALCTNDDKYVIDGKMYELSLRPIEGNVRLPVNSFQTPTFLPHGCLCLYNSKESLFYVVESIEKSRESSLGRRDNYLLQLPLTLILVNRRGDTSGETAHSLIQQGQQVASKLQCVFLDAASTGMGYGRNINEKQISQILRGLLESKRNLNVIGSTPSIKDLADCDLRIVMCLMCGDIFNVEDVLHALKPHTYRPSHCGVGGSVLLDLPIGSQKRRLELLILSYHASFNIRKTRLVHGYMAFYAAKRRASLAMLRAFLGEVQDIVPVQIIALTEGPEALFDNITRDQLKEGEEIAQDIDGKFLRLLCGQAQPKLDMFYPYFKDVVEKKVIIEASHMYDNTAEACSTTEEVFSSPRAGSPLCNSHTHDSEEDVEPPPQHIVFRDESTILSHHRDHSKLSRELEESESLSYISVMSTLESKLNNKVPPPLKPKPPIPFEISKADLAYLDSGARDGHRKSLTSLTWPPSEAFDPSDYAEPIDSVVKPRNLEENIYSVPHDSTQGKIITIRNTNKPQSNGSGNGSDSDMDTNSLERARKASIVTKPVLYRAKCAKLGKFSSYRSSLSVGSDDELGPIRRKEEEIGTQGPKGDNTTNSYEADGEDPRKRNLLRSLRRTTKKTKPKLRPSIAKTMWESNYFGIPLSSLVTPERPIPIFIEKCVEYIEATGEGMSTEGIYRVSGNKSEMDSLQRQFDQDHNLDLAEKDFTVNTVAGAMKSFFAELPDPLVPYNMQAELVEAYKINDQEQKLQAMKDLLKKFPKENHEIFKYVISHLNRVSQHHHINLMTSENLSICFWPTLMRPDFTTMDALTATRTYQTIIELFIHQCSFFFYQRPPVDLPTPSSPSTPPLSQPSPPQSPPLTPVSPSQNLLSTEQNLL; encoded by the exons ATGATGATGGCACGAAAACAAGATGTGCGAGTGCCCACCTATAGTGTCAGCGTGGTGGGACTTTCAGGCACAGAGAAGGATAAGGGCCAGTGTGGCATAGGCAAATCGTGCCTGTGTAACCGTTTTGTGCGACCAAGTGCAGATGACTTTCACCTGGACCACACATCCGTCCTGAGCACCAGTGACTTTGGGGGCCGCGTTGTAAACAATGACCACTTTCTATACTGGGGCGAAGTGGTCCGCTGTCTGGACGACTGCGTGGAATGCAAGGTTCATGTGGTGGAGCAAACCGAGTTCATAGATGATCAGACCTTTCAGCCTCATCGTAGTACTGCTCTGCAGCCTTACATCAAGAGAGCTGCCTCCAGCAAGCTGGCATCTGCTGAAAAACTCATGTACTTCTGTACGGATCAGCTGGGTCTGGAGCAGGACTTTGAGCAGAAGCAGATGCCCGATGGCAAGCTTCAGGTAGATGGCTTTCTGCTTTGCGTAGATGTTAGCCGTGGCATGAACAGGAATTTTGACGATCAGTTAAAATTCATGTCCAACTTGTACACTCAGTTAGCCAAGACCAAGAAGCCTATCGTGCTAGTACTGACCAAGTGTGATGAAGGCGTAGAGCGCTATATCCGCGATGCTCACACGTTTGCGCTCAGCAAAAAGAACTTGCAAGTGGTAGAAACCTCAGCCCGATCCAATGTCAATGTAGACCTAGCGTTCACTGCTCTAATACAGCTGATTGACAAAAGCCGCGGCAAGTCCAAGATCATTCCTTATTTTGAAGCGCTGAAGCAGCAAAGCCAGCAGATCGCAGCGGCAAAGGACAAATATGAGTGGCTGGTAGGACGCGTAGTAAAGTCTCATAATGATATGTGGCTCGCTGTTTCCCGGCGTATGCAAGGTTCCAATGAATACCAGGACTACGTGTATTTGGAAGGCACAGAAAAAGCCAGGAAGCTTTTCCAACAGCACGTTCAGAGACTCAAACAGGAGCATATAGAGTGGCGCCGCAAGGTTTTTCTGTCCGGTTTGCCGCTTGCGTTAGACAACCTTGTGCCTGACCTGGATGAATTAGACCACCTGAGCTGGGCCAAGGTGGCCAAACTGCTAGAGTCAAAAGCAGACTTCCACAAGTGGTTTGTGGTCCTAGAGGAGGCACCCTGGGACCTGACCAGCTACATTGACAAGGTAGAGGATAACCGTATACCTTATGATTTGCTGGAGACACAGTCTGCTGCAGATGTATATAGTATTCACCTAGAAAAGTTAAGGAATGCAAGGAAAAAGGCAGAAATGAGAAGGGCCTTCAAGGAGAATTTGAGCACGTCCCCCTTCATCACGCCAGGAAAGCCTTGGGAAGAGGCTCGCAGCTTCATTATGAGTGAGGAATTTTACCAGTGGTTAGAAGAACCTGTATATATGGATATCTACAGCAGACATCAGAAAGAGATCATTGACAAAGCCAAGGAGGAGCTCCAGGAACTATTGCTCGAATACTCTGAGCTTTTTTATGAGTTGGGACTTGATGCAAAGCCCAGCAAAGAAAAGATGGGGGTGATCCAAGACGTTCTAGGCGAGGAGCAACGCTTCAAAGCTCTGCATAAGCTTCAGGCAGAGAGAGATGCCCTCATCCTCAAACATATTCACTTCGTCTATCATCCCACGAAGGACACCTGCCCAAGCAACCCTATGTGTGTGGACACCAAGATTGAGCAGCTGCTCCACTCCCGGTGCACGTACCCTTATGACCGGCTTCACAAGGATCCAAATGTAGACAGAATCAACTTGGTGATCCTCGGCAAGGATGGGCTTGCCCGAGAACTTGCCAATGAGATTCGCGCCCTCTGCACTAACGATGACAAATACGTGATCGATGGGAAAATGTATGAGCTCTCGCTGCGCCCCATCGAGGGCAACGTGCGTCTCCCGGTTAACTCCTTCCAGACACCCACCTTCCTGCCGCACGGATGCCTGTGCCTATACAACTCTAAGGAGTCTCTTTTTTATGTGGTCGAGAGTATTGAGAAGAGTCGAGAGTCCAGCCTGGGCCGGAGGGATAATTACCTGCTTCAGCTGCCGCTCACCTTGATCCTTGTCAACAGGAGGGGAGACACAAGCGGAGAGACGGCTCATAGCCTAATCCAGCAAGGCCAGCAGGTAGCCAGCAAGCTGCAGTGCGTCTTCCTCGATGCAGCCTCTACCGGAATGGGCTACGGGCGAAACATTAACGAGAAGCAGATCAGCCAGATCTTGCGGGGGCTGCTCGAGTCCAAAAGAAACCTCAACGTGATCGGCTCCACGCCAAGCATCAAAGATCTTGCGGATTGTGACCTACGTATTGTCATGTGCCTCATGTGTGGAGATATCTTTAACGTGGAGGACGTGCTCCATGCGCTGAAGCCGCACACTTACCGACCCTCTCATTGCGGTGTCGGTGGCTCTGTGCTTCTTGATCTGCCCATTGGGAGTCAGAAGCGCCGCCTGGAGCTTCTCATTTTGTCATATCACGCCTCTTTTAACATTCGGAAGACTCGACTGGTCCATGGCTATATGGCCTTCTACGCGGCCAAGCGACGCGCATCCCTAGCTATGCTGCGTGCCTTTCTGGGCGAAGTACAGGACATTGTTCCCGTGCAGATCATTGCCCTGACCGAGGGTCCTGAAGCCCTCTTTGATAATATAACCCGAGACCAGTTGAAGGAGGGAGAGGAAATAGCTCAAGACATCGATGGGAAGTTTCTGAGGTTACTGTGTGGTCAGGCGCAGCCAAAGTTGGATATGTTCTACCCCTATTTCAAGGACGTGGTTGAGAAGAAGGTGATAATTGAGGCCTCGCACATGTACGATAACACGGCAGAGGCCTGCAGCACTACAGAAGAAGTGTTCAGCTCGCCACGTGCCGGTTCTCCCCTCTGCAATTCCCACACGCATGACTCGGAGGAAGACGTGGAGCCTCCCCCGCAGCATATCGTATTCCGGGACGAGTCGACTATATTATCGCACCACAGGGACCACTCAAAACTGAGCAGGGAGTTGGAGGAGAGCGAAAGCCTCTCCTACATCTCTGTCATGAGCACCTTAGAGAGCAAACTCAACAACAAGGTACCTCCACCCCTCAAACCAAAGCCTCCCATCCCGTTCGAAATCTCCAAGGCTGACCTAGCATACCTAGACTCTGGGGCTCGTGACGGCCACAGGAAGTCCTTAACCTCGCTCACTTGGCCCCCCTCTGAAGCTTTCGACCCTTCCGACTATGCAGAGCCTATTGACTCGGTGGTGAAGCCAAGGAACCTAGAGGAAAACATCTACTCGGTGCCCCACGACAGCACCCAAGGCAAGATAATCACTATACGCAACACCAACAAGCCCCAGTCCAACGGCAGCGGCAATGGCTCCGATAGTGATATGGACACAAACTCATTAGAGAGAGCGAGAAAAGCTTCCATCGTTACCAAACCTGTATTATACCGTGCCAAGTGTGCCAAGCTTGGCAAGTTTTCCAGCTACCGGAGCAGTTTAAGCGTAGGCAGTGATGACGAGCTGGGACCGATCCGAAGGAAAGAGGAAGAGATTGGGACGCAGGGACCCAAGGGGGACAATACCACCAATTCCTATGAGGCAGATGGAGAGGACCCGCGCAAGAGGAACCTGCTGCGCAGCTTGAGAAGGACCACTAAG aAAACAAAGCCAAAACTTCGTCCATCCATTGCCAAGACCATGTGGGAAAGCAACTACTTTGGAATTCCGCTGAGTAGTCTGGTGACCCCTGAAAGACCCATCCCGATATTCATTGAGAAATGTGTTGAGTACATCGAGGCCACGggtgagg GAATGAGCACTGAAGGCATTTATCGAGTTAGCGGGAACAAATCTGAGATGGATTCTCTGCAACGACAGTTTGATCAAG atcatAACCTGGACTTGGCGGAGAAGGATTTCACGGTGAACACCGTCGCTGGAGCCATGAAGAGCTTCTTTGCGGAACTGCCCGATCCTCTGGTGCCGTATAACATGCAGGCTGAGCTGGTGGAAGCATACA AGATAAATGACCAAGAACAGAAACTTCAGGCCATGAAAGATCTTCTTAAGAAATTCCCCAAGGAAAACCACGAGATCTTCAAATATGTCATTTCTCACTTGAATCG GGTGAGCCAACACCATCACATAAATCTAATGACCAGTGAGAATCTGTCTATCTGTTTCTGGCCGACGCTGATGCGCCCGGATTTCACCACCATGGACGCTTTGACGGCGACTCGCACGTACCAGACAATCATTGAGCTCTTCATCCACCAGTGCTCCTTCTTCTTTTACCAGCGCCCGCCCGTGGACCTCCCCACACCAAGCTCCCCTTCCACTCCACCGCTGTCCCAGCCTTCCCCACCGCAGTCCCCTCCCCTAACTCCGGTGTCCCCTTCCCAAAATCTGCTGTCCACAGAGCAGAACCTCCTGTGA